One part of the Lachnospiraceae bacterium JLR.KK002 genome encodes these proteins:
- the spoIIP gene encoding stage II sporulation protein P: MGKFFRKKRRKKARHYTGGILLAISLLFVFVCYQTMSETGKVPALKQVLSWVKEEIAVEAWKNCMMVMITEKEQEQSPTLGAWFLEKLEQTYPVCRFSETMTEYDTSVESDLAGALLAENEREAEQALEGQGEQETAEKQQAEESAAEEKDNKKDKKNKKNKKQKQTETAAGTGGKAQEISREKLNDFDYLVQNFYQIDRTTTVDSSQLNADALLGKSMKLENGAENVQILIYHTHSQEGYADSTPGDTSTGVPGVGEYLAALLREKGYNVMHHTGEYDVKDRDNAYSYAGPALEQILAENPGIEVVIDLHRDGVADTTRLVSEVNGKQTAQIMFFNGLSRTTANGDISYLANPYLADNLAFSFQLKLAAEEYYPGFARSNYLKGYRYNLHYRPKSLLVEVGAQTNTLEEAMNAMEPLAEILHKVLSE, from the coding sequence ATGGGGAAATTTTTCAGGAAAAAGAGAAGAAAGAAAGCCAGACATTATACAGGAGGGATTCTGCTGGCCATAAGCCTCCTGTTTGTATTTGTATGTTATCAGACCATGTCAGAGACGGGAAAAGTACCTGCGCTGAAGCAGGTACTTTCCTGGGTGAAAGAGGAAATTGCGGTGGAGGCCTGGAAAAACTGCATGATGGTTATGATAACAGAAAAAGAACAGGAGCAGTCGCCCACACTGGGGGCCTGGTTTCTGGAGAAACTGGAGCAGACGTATCCGGTCTGCCGGTTCAGCGAAACCATGACGGAATATGATACCAGTGTGGAAAGTGATCTGGCCGGAGCCCTTCTGGCTGAAAATGAGCGGGAAGCGGAACAGGCTTTGGAGGGTCAGGGAGAACAGGAAACAGCGGAAAAACAGCAGGCAGAGGAATCCGCAGCGGAAGAAAAAGATAATAAGAAAGATAAGAAAAATAAGAAAAATAAGAAACAGAAGCAGACGGAAACTGCTGCCGGAACCGGGGGAAAAGCGCAGGAGATTTCCAGAGAAAAATTAAATGATTTTGACTACCTGGTACAGAATTTTTATCAGATTGACCGTACCACCACCGTTGACAGCAGCCAGCTAAATGCGGACGCTCTCCTGGGAAAAAGCATGAAGCTGGAAAACGGAGCTGAAAATGTACAGATTCTGATTTATCATACCCATTCTCAGGAAGGGTATGCGGACTCCACGCCGGGAGATACCAGTACCGGTGTGCCAGGCGTGGGGGAATATCTCGCGGCCCTTTTGCGGGAAAAGGGATATAACGTTATGCACCACACCGGGGAATATGATGTAAAAGACAGGGACAATGCCTACTCTTATGCAGGCCCGGCCCTGGAACAGATTCTTGCAGAAAATCCAGGTATTGAGGTGGTGATAGACCTGCACCGGGACGGGGTGGCTGACACCACCCGTCTGGTGTCAGAAGTAAACGGAAAACAGACTGCTCAGATTATGTTTTTCAACGGACTGAGCAGAACCACTGCCAACGGGGATATTTCCTATCTGGCAAATCCGTATCTGGCGGATAATCTGGCCTTTTCTTTTCAGCTTAAGCTGGCGGCGGAGGAATATTATCCTGGTTTTGCCAGGTCAAATTATCTGAAGGGCTACCGCTATAATCTCCATTACCGCCCCAAAAGCCTGCTGGTGGAAGTAGGAGCCCAGACCAATACGCTGGAGGAAGCCATGAATGCCATGGAGCCTCTGGCAGAAATTTTACATAAAGTATTGTCAGAATAA
- a CDS encoding CorA family divalent cation transporter: MKETGRIRWMNREKLERKERNPQEELLLQSIYKLEPEYWSGVKLTEDSLYGAFRFHEGVQNAVSAAFLLNAHDFILVTRKEEKDTLLRSENPTMEEGLEELFETVLKRGQQKVERMEKYLIDMEQEIVKGKISRNRNQNIFECKRSLAVWKNDYVQFLNLVEGINGLEQKKKEDQGQILSEESACYFRVYENKLRRLTEETQFLYEELVHIREALDAALSYEQNRIMKVFTTVTTVFMPLSLIAGWYGMNFTGMPELGWEYGYPFVGVLSVLVVLVCIWFFRKKKLF; this comes from the coding sequence ATGAAAGAGACAGGCAGAATCCGGTGGATGAACCGGGAGAAGCTGGAGCGGAAAGAGAGAAATCCACAGGAAGAACTGTTGCTGCAGTCCATATATAAACTGGAGCCGGAGTACTGGAGCGGTGTGAAACTGACAGAAGATTCCCTGTACGGGGCCTTCCGGTTTCATGAGGGGGTACAGAATGCTGTCAGCGCAGCATTTTTGCTGAATGCCCATGACTTTATTCTGGTGACCCGGAAAGAAGAAAAAGACACTCTGCTCCGGTCAGAAAATCCCACCATGGAGGAAGGGCTGGAAGAACTTTTTGAAACCGTTCTGAAGCGTGGCCAGCAGAAGGTGGAGCGGATGGAAAAATACCTGATTGATATGGAACAGGAAATTGTGAAGGGAAAAATCAGCCGGAACCGCAATCAGAATATTTTTGAATGCAAACGTTCCCTGGCGGTCTGGAAAAACGATTACGTGCAGTTTCTGAATCTTGTGGAAGGGATTAACGGACTGGAGCAGAAAAAGAAGGAAGATCAGGGGCAGATTTTGAGTGAGGAATCTGCCTGTTATTTTCGTGTCTACGAAAACAAGCTGCGCCGCCTGACGGAGGAGACCCAGTTTCTGTATGAAGAACTGGTGCATATCCGGGAAGCGCTGGACGCGGCCCTGTCCTACGAGCAGAACCGGATTATGAAGGTATTTACCACTGTAACCACGGTGTTCATGCCTCTGTCTCTGATCGCAGGCTGGTACGGAATGAATTTTACCGGAATGCCGGAGCTGGGCTGGGAATACGGTTATCCTTTTGTGGGTGTTTTAAGCGTACTGGTGGTACTGGTGTGTATCTGGTTTTTCCGGAAGAAAAAGCTGTTTTAG
- the lepA gene encoding translation elongation factor 4, translating into MAATDQSKIRNFCIIAHIDHGKSTLADRIIEKTGLLTSREMQAQVLDNMELERERGITIKAQTVRIVYKAKDGEEYIFNLIDTPGHVDFNYEVSRSLAACDGAVLVVDAAQGIEAQTLANVYLALDHDLDILPVINKIDLPSAQPERVIEEIEDVIGLEAQDAPRISAKTGENVEEVLEQIVAKIPAPGGSGDNPLQGLIFDSLYDSYKGVIVFCRIREGRVKPGTTIKMMATGAMADVVEVGYFGAGQFIPCEELSAGMVGYLTASLKNVRDTQVGDTITDANHPCQEPLPGYKKVNSMVYCGMYPADGAKYPDLRDALEKLQLNDAALQFEPETSIALGFGFRCGFLGLLHLEIIQERLEREYNLDLVTTAPGVIYKVHKTNGEVIELTNPSNLPDPAEIEYMEEPVVSAEIMVTSDYIGAIMDLCQERRGVYVSMEYMEETRALLKYELPLNEIIYDFFDALKSRSRGYASFDYEMKGYVRSELVKLDILINKEEVDALSFIVHSGTAYERGRKMCEKLKEEIPRHLFEIPIQAAIGSKVIARETVKAMRKDVLAKCYGGDISRKRKLLEKQKEGKKRMRQIGNVEIPQKAFMSVLKLDDK; encoded by the coding sequence ATGGCAGCAACGGACCAAAGTAAAATCAGGAATTTTTGCATCATTGCACATATAGACCACGGAAAATCCACGCTGGCTGACCGTATCATCGAGAAAACCGGGCTTCTCACCAGCCGGGAAATGCAGGCCCAGGTCCTTGACAATATGGAGTTGGAGCGGGAACGGGGCATTACCATCAAGGCTCAGACGGTGCGGATTGTATATAAGGCGAAAGACGGAGAAGAATACATATTCAATCTGATTGACACGCCGGGACATGTGGACTTTAATTATGAGGTATCCAGAAGCCTGGCAGCCTGCGACGGGGCTGTTCTGGTGGTGGACGCCGCTCAGGGAATCGAGGCCCAGACGCTGGCAAACGTATACCTTGCACTGGACCATGACCTGGATATTCTTCCTGTCATCAATAAAATAGATCTGCCCAGCGCCCAGCCGGAGCGGGTCATTGAGGAAATTGAAGATGTGATTGGCCTGGAGGCTCAGGACGCCCCCAGAATTTCCGCAAAGACCGGAGAGAATGTGGAAGAAGTGCTGGAACAGATTGTGGCTAAGATTCCGGCGCCGGGAGGAAGCGGGGACAATCCCCTGCAGGGGCTGATATTTGATTCCCTGTACGATTCCTATAAAGGGGTTATCGTGTTCTGCCGTATCAGGGAAGGCCGGGTGAAGCCGGGCACCACCATTAAAATGATGGCTACAGGGGCCATGGCAGACGTGGTGGAGGTAGGCTATTTCGGCGCCGGGCAGTTTATTCCCTGTGAGGAACTCAGCGCCGGAATGGTGGGTTATCTGACGGCCAGCCTGAAAAATGTCAGAGACACCCAGGTGGGAGATACCATTACGGACGCGAACCATCCCTGTCAGGAACCTCTGCCGGGATATAAAAAGGTAAATTCCATGGTTTACTGCGGCATGTATCCGGCAGACGGAGCCAAATACCCGGATTTGCGGGATGCACTGGAGAAGCTGCAGTTAAACGACGCGGCCCTGCAGTTTGAGCCGGAGACCTCCATTGCGCTGGGGTTTGGGTTCCGCTGCGGTTTTCTGGGACTTCTGCACCTTGAAATTATTCAGGAGCGTCTGGAGCGGGAGTACAATCTGGATTTGGTGACTACGGCGCCGGGAGTTATTTATAAAGTCCATAAGACCAACGGGGAAGTGATTGAACTGACCAACCCTTCCAACCTGCCGGACCCGGCGGAGATTGAATATATGGAAGAACCGGTAGTCAGCGCGGAAATTATGGTGACCAGCGATTATATCGGGGCCATTATGGATTTGTGCCAGGAGCGGCGGGGCGTTTATGTGAGTATGGAATATATGGAGGAAACCAGAGCCCTGCTGAAATATGAGCTGCCCCTAAACGAGATAATCTATGATTTTTTTGACGCCCTCAAGTCGCGCTCCAGAGGGTATGCTTCCTTTGACTATGAGATGAAAGGCTATGTCCGCTCCGAACTGGTGAAACTGGATATCCTGATTAATAAAGAAGAAGTAGACGCTCTGTCCTTCATTGTTCACAGCGGAACCGCTTATGAGCGGGGCAGGAAAATGTGTGAAAAATTAAAAGAAGAGATACCGAGGCATCTGTTTGAAATCCCAATCCAGGCGGCCATCGGAAGCAAGGTGATTGCCAGAGAAACAGTGAAGGCCATGCGCAAAGACGTGCTTGCCAAATGTTACGGCGGCGATATTTCCAGAAAACGGAAGCTGCTGGAGAAGCAGAAAGAGGGAAAGAAACGTATGCGCCAGATAGGAAATGTGGAAATTCCTCAGAAAGCCTTTATGAGCGTACTGAAACTGGATGACAAATAG
- the hemW gene encoding radical SAM family heme chaperone HemW, whose translation MRRSDSFCETENRKNLELYLHIPFCVRKCSYCDFLSMAADENIRRQYVDMLLAELREKGRFCREYRVSTVFFGGGTPSLLAGVQIAELMEEVGNCFCLDSDAEITLECNPGTLDRQKLLFCKNAGINRLSMGLQSADNRELELLGRIHTFEQFLENYALARNMGFENINLDLISGLPMQTVKDWKNTLERVLILRPEHISAYSLIVEEGTPFFERYGEDELRRERGEHPRMLPEEETEREMYELTRSLLEEKGYRRYEISNYARPGRECRHNTGYWQRIPYLGLGLGSASLLEERRFSNPVNLEIYLNGEYTDLSRILAENPGSPPEKQQDLPEEVIVLGKKQQMEEFMFLGLRMTEGISRTRFRQQFGLEPEGVYGEELQNFQRQGLLEQKEGRIFLTEAGIAVSNYVLSGFLLE comes from the coding sequence ATGAGAAGGTCAGACAGCTTTTGCGAAACAGAAAACAGAAAGAATCTGGAGCTGTATCTGCATATTCCCTTTTGTGTGCGAAAATGCAGTTACTGCGATTTCCTCTCCATGGCCGCAGATGAAAACATCCGCAGACAGTATGTGGACATGCTGCTGGCAGAACTCAGAGAAAAAGGGCGTTTTTGCAGAGAATACCGGGTTTCTACGGTGTTTTTCGGGGGAGGAACCCCTTCCCTTCTGGCGGGGGTGCAGATTGCGGAGCTGATGGAAGAAGTGGGGAACTGTTTCTGTCTGGATTCGGATGCGGAGATTACGCTGGAATGCAACCCCGGCACGCTGGACAGACAGAAACTTCTGTTCTGTAAAAATGCAGGAATCAACCGTCTGAGCATGGGGCTGCAGTCTGCGGACAACCGGGAACTGGAGCTTCTGGGCCGCATCCATACTTTTGAACAGTTTCTGGAAAATTATGCTCTGGCCCGGAACATGGGATTTGAAAATATAAATCTGGATTTAATTTCGGGACTTCCCATGCAGACCGTAAAGGACTGGAAGAATACGCTGGAAAGGGTGTTGATATTGCGGCCGGAACATATCTCAGCCTACAGCCTGATTGTGGAAGAAGGAACGCCCTTTTTTGAGCGGTACGGAGAAGACGAGCTGCGCCGGGAACGGGGAGAACATCCCCGGATGCTGCCGGAGGAGGAGACGGAGCGGGAAATGTATGAACTTACCAGGAGCCTGCTGGAGGAAAAAGGCTATCGCCGGTACGAGATTTCCAATTATGCCAGGCCCGGCCGGGAATGCCGCCACAATACAGGGTACTGGCAGAGAATCCCTTATCTTGGGCTTGGACTGGGAAGCGCTTCCCTGCTGGAGGAACGGCGGTTTTCCAACCCTGTGAATCTGGAAATATATCTCAACGGCGAGTACACAGATTTGTCCCGCATCCTGGCAGAAAATCCCGGAAGCCCTCCGGAAAAGCAGCAGGATTTGCCGGAGGAAGTGATTGTACTGGGCAAGAAGCAGCAGATGGAAGAATTTATGTTTCTGGGACTGCGGATGACCGAAGGCATTTCCAGAACCAGGTTCCGGCAGCAGTTCGGACTGGAGCCGGAAGGTGTTTACGGGGAGGAATTACAGAATTTTCAGAGACAGGGACTGCTGGAACAGAAAGAAGGGCGGATTTTTCTGACAGAAGCAGGGATTGCAGTGAGCAATTATGTACTGAGCGGGTTCCTGTTGGAATAA
- a CDS encoding LytTR family DNA-binding domain-containing protein, translated as MKIAVCDDEKVIRNAIAERICQLYPSCQVVKYEKGEQLLSDRESPDIIFLDIQMEGMDGMETARHIRKKNQQAVLIFLTAWEEYVFQAFDVGAFHYLVKPLKKEKFYQVLEAAVNRAKSLAVSGEAEEERAILVKSGAFSRKIPVCDIMYAEVRNRKVTLHIAGESLEFYAKLTDLEQELGEDFVRPHRSYLVQLRYISGYCATDITLEDGTVVPLAKQKYREFVQQYLNYMKRTGETI; from the coding sequence TTGAAAATTGCAGTATGTGACGATGAAAAAGTAATAAGAAACGCCATTGCGGAACGAATCTGCCAGTTGTATCCGTCCTGTCAGGTGGTGAAATATGAAAAGGGTGAACAGCTCCTGTCTGACCGGGAAAGTCCGGATATTATTTTTCTGGATATACAGATGGAGGGGATGGACGGTATGGAGACAGCCCGGCATATCCGGAAAAAGAATCAGCAGGCTGTTCTGATATTTCTCACAGCCTGGGAAGAATATGTATTCCAGGCCTTTGACGTGGGTGCTTTTCACTATCTGGTAAAGCCTCTGAAAAAAGAGAAGTTTTACCAGGTGCTGGAGGCGGCGGTAAACCGGGCAAAATCTCTTGCAGTTTCCGGGGAGGCAGAGGAGGAACGGGCAATTCTTGTGAAATCGGGGGCCTTTTCCCGGAAGATTCCGGTGTGCGATATTATGTATGCGGAGGTCAGAAACCGGAAGGTAACGCTGCATATCGCCGGTGAAAGCCTGGAATTTTATGCAAAGCTGACGGATCTGGAGCAGGAACTGGGAGAAGATTTTGTGCGTCCTCACCGGAGCTACCTGGTTCAGCTGCGGTATATTTCCGGTTACTGCGCCACAGATATTACACTGGAAGACGGAACAGTGGTGCCGCTGGCAAAGCAGAAATACCGGGAATTTGTGCAGCAGTATCTGAACTACATGAAGCGGACAGGAGAAACCATATGA
- a CDS encoding GHKL domain-containing protein yields the protein MRGLSQDEIFEIMTFLEINLGHLICGFFFGKLAELLLGTEESGRRRWSVMAVYSITMVFLGEIPVVLDSFLAYVMGALAVLFALLLESRADVWIKVFLCTTFFSIRFHVMSAINQINMSIFDLEIIFFHKVTENRYVGVWQISIVGIVLSATLGLLLLVGSFAVITKFAARNVPFQRRKPGGKEILFLMMPGILGALCYFIIHWIHVESAPGQSASWFSPWQHVSIWLAILMVNIVSLASIFVVWKLFQELEQKQEEEKYQELLEHQMREMQSHIREIEQLYGGIRGMKHDVKNHIAVMESLMEQQNYEEARTYMGSVEQALEQMEYVHKTGNPVTDVIINEKYSRAKEENVRFETEFFFPAQAGLDVFDISIILNNGLENALEAVTGEPQENRKIILRSRSRKRVFLIEIRNTFTGSLVWDERQGLPLSAKEDGQCHGLGLKNIRRVAEKYYGAMDIEVRDGTFLLTVMLNINTRNQ from the coding sequence ATGAGAGGTTTGTCGCAGGATGAGATTTTTGAAATCATGACCTTTCTGGAAATAAATCTGGGTCATCTCATTTGTGGATTCTTTTTTGGAAAACTGGCAGAACTCCTTCTGGGAACAGAGGAGAGCGGCAGGCGCAGATGGTCCGTAATGGCAGTTTACTCCATTACCATGGTCTTTCTGGGAGAAATTCCCGTTGTGCTGGACAGTTTTCTGGCATACGTTATGGGGGCTCTGGCGGTGCTTTTTGCCCTGCTGTTGGAAAGCCGGGCTGACGTGTGGATAAAAGTTTTCCTCTGCACCACCTTTTTTTCCATACGATTCCACGTAATGTCAGCTATCAATCAGATTAATATGTCCATATTCGATTTGGAAATCATTTTTTTCCATAAAGTGACAGAGAACCGCTATGTTGGCGTGTGGCAGATTTCCATTGTCGGTATTGTTCTGTCCGCGACGTTGGGATTACTGCTGCTGGTGGGGAGTTTTGCTGTCATAACAAAGTTTGCCGCCCGGAATGTGCCTTTTCAGAGACGGAAGCCCGGCGGAAAAGAAATTCTGTTTCTGATGATGCCGGGGATTCTGGGGGCTCTCTGCTATTTTATCATTCACTGGATTCATGTGGAATCGGCTCCGGGACAGAGTGCCTCCTGGTTCAGCCCCTGGCAGCATGTTTCCATCTGGCTTGCAATTCTTATGGTTAATATCGTGAGCCTTGCGTCCATTTTTGTGGTGTGGAAACTGTTTCAGGAACTGGAGCAGAAGCAGGAAGAAGAAAAGTACCAGGAACTGCTGGAACATCAGATGCGGGAAATGCAGTCCCATATCCGGGAAATCGAACAGCTTTACGGAGGAATCCGCGGTATGAAGCATGATGTGAAAAATCATATTGCTGTCATGGAATCTCTGATGGAACAGCAGAATTATGAAGAAGCCCGCACATATATGGGTTCTGTGGAACAGGCCCTGGAGCAGATGGAATATGTACATAAAACGGGAAATCCTGTCACCGACGTAATCATCAATGAAAAATATAGCCGGGCAAAAGAAGAAAACGTCCGGTTTGAAACAGAATTTTTCTTTCCGGCTCAGGCAGGTTTGGATGTGTTTGATATCAGTATCATTTTAAATAACGGGCTGGAAAATGCGCTGGAGGCTGTAACCGGAGAGCCGCAGGAGAACCGGAAGATTATCCTGCGTTCCCGCAGCAGGAAACGGGTATTCCTGATTGAAATCAGAAATACATTTACCGGTTCCCTGGTATGGGATGAGAGACAGGGCCTTCCTCTGTCGGCTAAAGAGGACGGGCAGTGCCATGGCCTGGGGCTTAAGAATATCCGGAGGGTAGCGGAAAAATATTACGGAGCCATGGATATTGAAGTCCGGGACGGAACATTTCTGCTGACTGTTATGCTGAACATAAATACACGAAATCAGTGA
- a CDS encoding epoxyqueuosine reductase QueH has translation MKRNYQKELDRILEEQEKQGRVPTLFLHSCCAPCSSYVLEYLSRYFQITVFYYNPNIWPEEEYRKRAEEQKQFIRRFRQDMSDEEKLCHPITFLEGDYEKERFYQTVKGLEEIPEGGERCFRCYELRLREAAQHAEKLSMDYFTTTLSISPLKNAEKLNEIGERLAEEYGVSYLVSDFKKKNGFKRSTELSGMYGMYRQDYCGCVFSMRERQSRKQGAAEPEPGAESSSPKAMEEQNFNSR, from the coding sequence ATGAAACGAAATTATCAGAAAGAACTGGACAGGATTCTGGAAGAACAGGAAAAGCAGGGCCGGGTGCCCACCTTATTTCTTCATAGCTGCTGTGCTCCCTGCAGCAGTTATGTGCTGGAATATTTATCCCGGTATTTTCAGATTACCGTATTTTATTACAATCCCAATATCTGGCCGGAGGAAGAATACCGCAAACGGGCGGAAGAACAGAAACAGTTTATCCGCAGGTTCCGGCAGGATATGTCAGATGAGGAAAAGCTCTGCCATCCCATTACATTTCTGGAAGGGGATTATGAGAAAGAACGGTTTTATCAGACCGTCAAAGGGCTGGAGGAGATTCCGGAGGGAGGGGAGAGGTGTTTTCGCTGTTATGAGCTGCGCCTGCGGGAAGCAGCCCAACATGCCGAAAAGCTGAGCATGGATTATTTTACCACAACACTGTCCATCAGCCCTCTGAAAAATGCGGAAAAATTAAATGAAATCGGGGAAAGGCTGGCAGAAGAATACGGCGTATCTTATCTGGTTTCTGATTTTAAGAAGAAAAACGGATTTAAGCGTTCCACAGAGCTTTCCGGAATGTACGGTATGTACCGGCAGGACTACTGCGGCTGCGTGTTCTCCATGAGGGAACGCCAGAGCCGGAAACAGGGAGCGGCAGAACCGGAACCAGGAGCGGAAAGCAGCAGTCCAAAAGCAATGGAAGAACAAAACTTTAATAGCAGATAA
- the argH gene encoding argininosuccinate lyase yields the protein MAQLWGGRFTKETDQLVYRFNASISFDRKFYRQDMEGSIAHVKMLGKQGILTEAETQEIVKAIKEILWEVEEGTLEISQDYEDIHSFVEATLIERLGDTGKKLHTGRSRNDQVALDMRLFTRQEVLETDELLRELLQVIYDIMEHNLDTYMPGFTHLQKAQPVTLAHHLGAYFEMFKRDRQRMEDIYRRMNYCPLGSGALAGTTYDLDRYYTSELMGFSGPALNSMDGVSDRDYLIEFLSALCTIMMHLSRFSEEVIIWNSNEYQFIEIDDAYSTGSSIMPQKKNPDIAELVRGKTGRVYGALISLLTTMKGLPLAYNKDMQEDKELTFDAMDTAKGCLALFTGMLSTMKFRKEQMEASARNGFTNATDAADYLVNHGVPFRDAHGIVGRLVLYCIEKNKAIDDMTLEELKTVSSVFEADIFEAVSMKTCVEKRLTLGAPGQEAMKKVLELEREYLDSDWKRELKDWEQELLK from the coding sequence ATGGCACAGTTATGGGGCGGACGCTTCACAAAAGAAACAGATCAGCTGGTTTACCGGTTCAATGCATCCATATCTTTTGACCGGAAATTTTACAGACAGGACATGGAAGGAAGCATTGCCCATGTAAAAATGCTGGGTAAACAGGGGATTTTGACGGAAGCGGAGACGCAGGAAATCGTAAAAGCAATCAAAGAAATTTTATGGGAAGTGGAAGAGGGTACGCTGGAAATTTCCCAGGACTACGAGGATATTCACAGCTTTGTGGAGGCCACGCTGATTGAGCGTCTGGGGGATACCGGGAAAAAGCTGCACACGGGAAGGAGCAGAAATGACCAGGTGGCTCTGGATATGCGCCTTTTCACCAGACAGGAAGTGCTGGAAACGGATGAACTGCTGAGAGAACTGCTGCAGGTGATTTACGATATTATGGAGCATAATCTGGATACTTATATGCCGGGATTCACCCATTTGCAGAAAGCCCAGCCGGTAACGCTGGCCCATCATCTGGGGGCCTACTTTGAAATGTTTAAGCGGGACCGTCAGCGCATGGAAGACATTTACCGGAGAATGAATTACTGTCCTCTGGGTTCCGGGGCCCTGGCGGGAACCACCTATGATCTGGACCGGTATTATACGTCAGAACTGATGGGATTTTCAGGGCCTGCCTTAAACAGCATGGACGGTGTATCAGATCGGGATTATCTCATTGAATTTCTGTCGGCTCTGTGTACCATTATGATGCATTTAAGCCGGTTTTCAGAAGAAGTGATTATCTGGAACAGCAATGAATATCAGTTTATAGAAATTGACGACGCCTACAGCACCGGAAGCAGTATTATGCCTCAGAAGAAAAATCCGGATATCGCAGAACTTGTCCGGGGAAAAACAGGCCGGGTCTACGGGGCCCTGATTTCCCTGCTCACCACCATGAAAGGGCTTCCGCTGGCTTACAATAAAGATATGCAGGAGGATAAGGAGCTGACCTTTGACGCCATGGATACGGCAAAAGGCTGCCTGGCCCTTTTTACAGGAATGCTTTCTACCATGAAATTCCGGAAAGAGCAGATGGAAGCCAGCGCCAGAAACGGGTTTACCAACGCCACGGATGCTGCGGATTATCTGGTAAATCATGGAGTACCTTTCCGTGACGCCCATGGCATTGTGGGCCGGCTGGTACTGTACTGCATTGAGAAAAATAAAGCCATCGACGACATGACACTGGAGGAATTAAAAACGGTCAGCTCCGTATTTGAAGCAGATATTTTTGAAGCTGTTTCCATGAAAACCTGTGTGGAAAAAAGGCTGACACTGGGTGCTCCGGGACAGGAAGCCATGAAAAAAGTTCTGGAGCTGGAGCGGGAATACCTGGACAGCGACTGGAAGAGAGAGCTTAAGGACTGGGAGCAGGAGCTTTTGAAGTAA
- the asd gene encoding aspartate-semialdehyde dehydrogenase, whose amino-acid sequence MSQKLKAGILGGTGMVGQRFIALLENHPWFEVTTIAASPRSAGKRYEEAVGNRWKMDTPMPEAVKDIVVMNVNEVEAVASRVDFVFSAVDMSKEEIKAIEEAYAKTETPVVSNNSAHRWTPDVPMVVPEINPEHMKVIDFQKKRLGTERGFVAVKPNCSIQSYAPVLTAWKEFEPYEVVATTYQAISGAGKTFKDWPEMEGNIIPYIGGEEEKSEKEPLRIWGEIKDGVIVPAESPVITCQCIRVPVLNGHTAAVFVKFRKKPTREQLIEKLRTFRGAPQELKLPSAPEHFIQYLEEDNRPQVTEDVNYEHGMGVSVGRLREDTVYDWKFIGLSHNTVRGAAGGAVLCAELLKAQGYIAAK is encoded by the coding sequence ATGAGTCAGAAATTAAAAGCAGGAATACTTGGCGGCACCGGAATGGTAGGGCAGCGCTTTATCGCCCTTTTGGAGAATCATCCCTGGTTTGAGGTGACTACCATTGCAGCAAGCCCCCGCTCTGCGGGCAAGCGGTATGAAGAAGCAGTGGGGAACCGCTGGAAAATGGATACCCCCATGCCGGAAGCAGTGAAAGATATTGTGGTTATGAATGTAAATGAAGTGGAAGCAGTGGCTTCCAGGGTAGACTTTGTGTTCAGCGCCGTGGATATGTCCAAAGAGGAAATTAAGGCCATTGAGGAAGCCTATGCAAAAACAGAGACCCCGGTGGTTTCCAATAACAGCGCTCACCGGTGGACGCCGGATGTGCCCATGGTGGTGCCGGAAATCAATCCGGAGCATATGAAAGTCATTGATTTTCAGAAAAAGCGTCTGGGCACGGAGCGGGGCTTTGTGGCAGTGAAACCAAACTGCTCCATTCAGTCTTATGCACCTGTGCTTACTGCCTGGAAAGAGTTTGAGCCTTATGAGGTGGTAGCTACTACTTATCAGGCTATTTCCGGTGCGGGCAAGACATTTAAGGACTGGCCGGAGATGGAAGGAAATATCATTCCCTATATCGGCGGCGAGGAAGAAAAGTCAGAAAAGGAACCCCTCCGTATCTGGGGAGAAATCAAAGACGGCGTAATTGTGCCGGCAGAGAGCCCTGTGATTACCTGCCAGTGTATCCGTGTGCCGGTGCTGAACGGACATACGGCGGCAGTATTTGTAAAATTCCGTAAGAAACCCACCAGAGAACAGCTGATTGAGAAACTGAGAACCTTCCGCGGTGCGCCGCAGGAGCTGAAGCTGCCCAGTGCGCCGGAGCATTTTATCCAGTATCTGGAGGAAGATAACCGTCCCCAGGTAACGGAAGATGTGAATTACGAACATGGAATGGGCGTCAGCGTGGGGCGTCTGCGGGAAGATACGGTGTATGACTGGAAGTTTATCGGACTGTCTCATAATACCGTGCGGGGCGCGGCAGGAGGCGCGGTGCTCTGTGCGGAGCTGCTGAAAGCCCAGGGGTATATTGCAGCGAAGTAG